The Nitrospinota bacterium genome includes a region encoding these proteins:
- a CDS encoding TlpA family protein disulfide reductase produces MKFYAAFMALLISSALAAPAFAADASAAPAPAPSFDMELAEGGKLSLASLKGKAVILNFWATWCGPCKKEMPALEAAHRKHKGNGVTVVGVNFDQEKGMVNSFLKPLDVTFPNALDAAGKTAEKYGVMGLPTTIFINGKGLIVGQHTGAITADQLEGWIAKMAPGK; encoded by the coding sequence ATGAAGTTTTACGCCGCATTTATGGCCCTGCTGATTTCATCCGCCCTTGCCGCGCCAGCCTTCGCAGCGGACGCTTCCGCCGCCCCTGCGCCCGCCCCTTCTTTTGATATGGAACTGGCGGAGGGGGGAAAGCTTTCGCTGGCCTCTCTGAAGGGGAAAGCGGTGATACTCAACTTCTGGGCCACCTGGTGCGGCCCCTGCAAAAAGGAGATGCCGGCGCTTGAGGCTGCGCACAGGAAACACAAGGGAAACGGCGTCACCGTTGTAGGGGTGAACTTCGATCAGGAAAAGGGAATGGTGAACTCTTTTCTAAAACCGCTGGACGTGACCTTTCCCAACGCGCTGGACGCCGCCGGCAAGACGGCGGAAAAATACGGGGTGATGGGCCTGCCCACAACGATTTTCATCAACGGCAAGGGCCTTATCGTTGGCCAGCACACCGGAGCCATCACCGCCGATCAGCTGGAAGGCTGGATCGCGAAGATGGCCCCGGGCAAGTGA